The following coding sequences are from one Microbulbifer sp. TB1203 window:
- a CDS encoding 2-isopropylmalate synthase, which translates to MNTKKDKLVIFDTTLRDGEQSPGASMTKDEKVRIARMLERMRVDVIEAGFAIASQGDFEAVQAVAEAVKDSTVCSLARAVGPDIIRAAEALKKATAPRIHTFIATSPIHMKYKLQMEPEQVFAQAVDAVKRARQFTDDVEFSLEDGSRSEPEFMYRIIEAVINAGAGTINIPDTVGYGEPGEYGAMFKRVIENVPNSDKAIFSTHCHNDLGLAVANSLSAVMNGVRQVECTINGLGERAGNASLEEIVMAVRTRQDLYPVETGIDATHIVPTSRLVSSITGFPVQPNKAIVGANAFAHESGIHQDGILKHRETYEIMRAQDVGWGHNRLVLGKHSGRAAVKARYEELGINFDDAGEFALVFQRFKDLADKKHEIFDEDLQSLVTGSEAPVEHYQLEDLEVRSKSGSLPQAQLRLLIDGESHRAEAYGSGPVDATFKAIESVAESGADLKLYSVNAVTQGTDSQGSVTVRLELDGRLVNGVGADIDILVASALAYLDALNLLASGGGKRKGV; encoded by the coding sequence ATGAACACCAAGAAAGATAAATTAGTCATATTTGATACCACCCTGCGCGACGGCGAGCAGAGCCCCGGCGCTTCCATGACCAAGGATGAGAAGGTCCGCATCGCGCGTATGCTCGAACGCATGCGTGTGGACGTGATCGAAGCCGGCTTCGCCATCGCCAGCCAGGGGGATTTCGAGGCGGTGCAGGCGGTGGCCGAGGCCGTCAAGGATTCCACCGTATGCAGCCTGGCCCGCGCCGTGGGCCCGGACATCATCCGCGCCGCCGAGGCGCTGAAAAAAGCCACCGCCCCGCGCATTCACACCTTTATCGCCACCTCCCCCATCCATATGAAATACAAACTGCAGATGGAGCCGGAACAGGTTTTCGCCCAGGCGGTGGATGCGGTGAAGCGCGCGCGCCAGTTCACCGACGATGTGGAGTTCTCCCTGGAGGACGGCAGCCGCTCCGAGCCGGAATTCATGTACCGCATTATCGAGGCGGTGATCAATGCCGGTGCCGGCACCATCAATATCCCCGATACCGTCGGCTACGGCGAGCCCGGCGAGTACGGGGCCATGTTCAAGCGGGTAATCGAGAATGTGCCCAACTCCGACAAGGCCATTTTCTCCACCCACTGCCACAATGACCTGGGGCTGGCGGTGGCCAACTCCCTGTCCGCGGTGATGAACGGCGTGCGCCAGGTGGAGTGCACCATCAACGGTCTGGGCGAGCGCGCCGGCAACGCCTCCCTGGAAGAAATCGTGATGGCGGTGCGCACCCGCCAGGATCTCTACCCGGTGGAGACCGGCATAGACGCCACCCATATCGTGCCCACTTCGCGTTTGGTCAGTTCCATCACCGGCTTCCCGGTGCAGCCCAACAAGGCCATCGTCGGCGCCAATGCCTTCGCCCACGAGTCCGGGATTCACCAGGACGGCATTCTCAAGCATCGCGAGACCTACGAAATCATGCGCGCCCAGGATGTGGGCTGGGGCCACAACCGCCTGGTGCTGGGCAAGCACTCAGGCCGCGCGGCGGTCAAGGCGCGCTACGAAGAGCTGGGAATCAACTTTGACGACGCCGGCGAGTTCGCCCTGGTGTTCCAGCGCTTCAAGGACCTGGCGGACAAGAAACACGAGATCTTCGACGAAGACCTGCAGTCGCTGGTCACCGGCAGCGAGGCTCCCGTGGAGCACTACCAGTTGGAAGACCTGGAAGTGCGGAGCAAGAGCGGCAGCCTCCCGCAGGCGCAACTGCGCCTGCTGATCGACGGCGAGTCCCACCGCGCCGAAGCCTATGGCAGCGGCCCGGTGGACGCGACTTTCAAGGCCATTGAATCGGTGGCGGAGAGCGGCGCGGACCTCAAGCTCTACTCGGTCAACGCAGTCACCCAGGGCACCGACTCCCAGGGCAGCGTGACCGTGCGTCTGGAGCTGGACGGCCGTCTGGTCAACGGCGTTGGGGCGGATATCGACATCCTCGTGGCCTCGGCCCTGGCCTACCTGGACGCCCTCAACCTGCTCGCCTCAGGCGGCGGCAAACGCAAGGGCGTCTGA
- a CDS encoding MarR family transcriptional regulator: protein MSLCEDSGPLALNRQLCFALYAASRAVTRAYQPMLQDLGITYPQYLVLLVLWERDTEEDGDAGTSVGALGERLMLDSGTLTPLLKRMEQRGLVSRERAPWDERVTVVAITDDGRALEPRARVWVERELDGSEVTREEVEQLRQNLWQLLDKLGASAG from the coding sequence ATGTCTCTCTGCGAAGACAGCGGTCCGCTGGCGCTCAACCGCCAGCTCTGCTTTGCCCTCTACGCCGCCTCCCGCGCTGTGACCCGGGCCTACCAGCCGATGCTGCAGGACCTGGGTATCACCTATCCCCAATACCTGGTGCTGCTGGTGCTGTGGGAGCGGGATACAGAGGAAGACGGGGATGCCGGTACCAGTGTCGGCGCCCTGGGCGAGCGGCTGATGCTGGACTCCGGAACCCTCACGCCGCTATTGAAGCGAATGGAGCAGCGTGGCCTGGTCAGCCGCGAGCGCGCGCCCTGGGACGAGCGGGTGACGGTGGTGGCGATCACCGATGACGGCCGCGCGCTCGAGCCCCGCGCCCGGGTGTGGGTGGAGCGGGAACTGGATGGCTCCGAGGTAACCCGGGAGGAGGTGGAGCAGCTGCGCCAGAACCTGTGGCAGCTGTTGGACAAGCTGGGGGCGTCTGCCGGTTAA
- a CDS encoding glutathione peroxidase: MSDLYSIPLQAADGSTTSLEEQRGKVLLIVNTASKCGFTPQYKGLEALYHKYRDQGLVVLGFPCNQFGQQEPGSDEEIQQFCELNYGVSFPVYAKLEVNGPAAHPLFEHLKREAPGILGTEGVKWNFTKFLVDREGRVVKRFAPKDKPEALASEIEQLL, encoded by the coding sequence ATGAGCGATCTCTATTCCATTCCCCTGCAGGCTGCGGATGGCAGTACCACCTCCCTGGAGGAGCAGCGGGGCAAGGTGCTGCTCATCGTCAATACCGCCAGCAAGTGTGGCTTTACCCCCCAGTACAAAGGGCTGGAGGCGCTGTACCACAAATACCGGGACCAGGGGTTGGTGGTGCTGGGGTTCCCCTGCAACCAGTTCGGCCAGCAGGAGCCGGGCAGCGACGAGGAAATCCAGCAGTTCTGCGAGCTGAACTACGGCGTCAGCTTCCCCGTCTACGCCAAGCTGGAAGTGAACGGCCCCGCCGCCCACCCGCTGTTCGAGCATCTCAAGCGCGAGGCGCCGGGGATTCTGGGCACCGAGGGGGTCAAGTGGAACTTCACCAAGTTCCTGGTCGACCGCGAGGGCCGGGTGGTGAAGCGCTTTGCCCCGAAGGACAAGCCGGAGGCGCTGGCGTCGGAAATCGAGCAACTGCTCTGA
- a CDS encoding FTR1 family protein, which translates to MRNPGLYLARLLLAVFLAATAITAPAQEAGLSEQELRQLMQMAEYIGVDYPEAVKDGEIINSGEYSEMEEFAQVLVDRGQRLSPSPEAESIRGEAKALQAAIAGKASLAEVQSHTAKLRQGLLSISPALSLPQSLLSLDESRALYQKNCVACHGPSGEGDGPLAAQLEPPPTNFHERERAENRSLLGLYDAISNGIDGTAMTAFGNLTDQQRWSLAFYVGGLAFAGAEPATADTQLSLQDLVMYSPAVLRNDRPEVPTESVAALRADPAPLFAKKSSRDGDPMETARSQLQKALDAYRQGDYGSARTLAISAYLDGFELVENTLDSRDANLRRSIESDLLGLRAQLNANSDPQQVEQQVNAVLEKLDQAQALLEESNLSGTALFIASLIILLREGLEALLVVIALTTILIKTQRGDALKYVHFGWITAFIAGFATWVLAQKVITISGASREVMEGAAALLAAAVLFYVGFWMHSKTQAQEWQQYIQDSINRNLTAGTLWGIAGLAFIAVYREIFETILFYQSLLTQTAEGQYSALWGGIAAGAALLAVVGWALVRYSARLPIGKFFSTTTFVLLALSFVLAGKAIAALQEAALVGITPLPVSFSFDWLGIYSTWEGIGLQAAILVAAAWLLLKGRNSGASSPAKSTG; encoded by the coding sequence ATGCGCAATCCCGGCCTGTATTTAGCCCGTCTACTGCTCGCGGTATTCCTCGCCGCCACCGCAATTACCGCCCCGGCCCAGGAGGCCGGCCTCAGCGAACAGGAGCTGCGCCAGCTGATGCAGATGGCCGAATACATCGGCGTGGACTACCCGGAAGCGGTGAAGGATGGCGAGATCATCAACAGCGGCGAGTACTCGGAGATGGAGGAGTTCGCCCAAGTTCTGGTCGACCGCGGCCAGCGGCTGTCCCCTTCGCCGGAGGCGGAGAGCATCCGCGGCGAAGCCAAGGCACTGCAGGCGGCTATTGCCGGCAAGGCGAGCCTCGCCGAGGTGCAGAGCCACACCGCCAAACTGCGCCAGGGGCTGCTGTCCATTTCCCCGGCGTTGTCCCTGCCCCAGTCGCTGCTCAGCCTGGATGAGAGCCGAGCCCTCTACCAGAAGAACTGCGTCGCCTGCCACGGCCCATCCGGCGAGGGCGATGGCCCGCTGGCGGCACAGCTGGAGCCGCCTCCCACCAACTTCCATGAGCGCGAGCGCGCGGAGAACCGATCCCTGCTCGGCCTCTACGATGCGATCAGCAACGGCATCGACGGCACCGCCATGACTGCATTCGGCAACCTGACAGACCAGCAGCGCTGGTCCCTGGCGTTCTATGTAGGCGGACTCGCCTTCGCCGGTGCGGAGCCGGCGACAGCCGACACGCAATTGAGCCTGCAGGACCTGGTGATGTACAGCCCCGCAGTGCTGCGCAACGACCGCCCGGAAGTGCCCACTGAATCCGTGGCCGCCCTGCGCGCGGACCCGGCGCCGCTGTTCGCGAAAAAAAGCTCTCGGGATGGAGACCCCATGGAGACCGCGCGCAGCCAGCTGCAAAAAGCCCTGGACGCCTATCGCCAGGGCGATTACGGCAGCGCCCGTACCCTGGCGATCAGTGCCTACCTGGACGGCTTCGAACTGGTTGAAAATACGCTGGACTCCCGCGACGCGAATCTGCGCAGGTCCATCGAGAGCGACCTGCTCGGCCTGCGCGCCCAACTGAATGCAAACAGCGATCCGCAGCAGGTGGAACAACAGGTAAACGCCGTGCTCGAAAAACTGGATCAGGCCCAGGCGCTGCTGGAGGAATCCAATCTGTCCGGCACCGCGCTGTTTATCGCCAGCCTGATCATCCTGCTGCGCGAGGGCCTGGAGGCGCTGCTGGTGGTGATCGCACTGACCACCATCCTGATCAAGACCCAGCGCGGCGATGCCTTGAAATACGTGCATTTCGGCTGGATAACCGCTTTTATCGCCGGCTTCGCCACCTGGGTGCTCGCGCAGAAAGTGATTACCATCAGCGGAGCGAGCCGCGAGGTGATGGAAGGCGCCGCCGCACTGCTGGCCGCCGCGGTGCTCTTCTATGTGGGCTTCTGGATGCACAGCAAGACCCAGGCCCAGGAGTGGCAGCAATACATTCAGGACAGCATCAACCGCAACCTGACCGCGGGCACCCTGTGGGGCATCGCCGGGCTGGCGTTTATCGCCGTGTACCGGGAAATTTTTGAAACCATCCTGTTCTACCAGTCCCTGCTCACCCAGACCGCCGAGGGGCAGTACAGCGCGCTGTGGGGCGGCATCGCCGCCGGCGCCGCGCTGCTGGCGGTGGTCGGCTGGGCGCTGGTGCGCTACTCCGCGCGCCTGCCCATCGGTAAATTCTTCTCCACCACCACTTTCGTACTGCTGGCACTGTCGTTCGTGCTCGCCGGCAAAGCGATCGCCGCATTGCAGGAAGCCGCCCTGGTAGGCATCACCCCGCTGCCGGTGTCCTTCAGCTTCGACTGGTTGGGGATTTATTCCACCTGGGAGGGCATCGGCCTGCAGGCGGCCATACTGGTGGCCGCGGCCTGGCTGTTGCTCAAAGGCAGGAATTCCGGGGCTTCGTCCCCGGCAAAATCCACCGGTTGA
- a CDS encoding OmpA family protein, whose product MPASLSSRLRPTEEGEWLSVSDLMAGLMMVFLCISIVMMRSMMEEREKIRALAQSYRDNQLAIYQTLVREFEGDLQHWGAAIDKDSLTIAFNNSDAMFQTGAAEMNGDAQKVMENFFPRYLAALKPYLDSVRAIHIEGHTSSEWGTGGSRSENYFNNLRLSQNRSREVLRFVHSLVPAEEVPGMLALVAAVGYSSARPVLRADGSEDPEKSKRVAFRVITNSEAQIHRILEEAL is encoded by the coding sequence ATGCCGGCTAGCCTCTCTTCGCGCCTGCGCCCGACTGAAGAGGGCGAGTGGCTCAGCGTCTCGGACCTGATGGCCGGGCTGATGATGGTTTTTTTGTGCATCTCCATAGTGATGATGCGCTCGATGATGGAGGAGCGGGAAAAAATTCGAGCGCTGGCCCAGTCCTATCGCGACAACCAGCTGGCGATTTACCAGACACTGGTGAGGGAGTTTGAAGGCGACCTGCAACACTGGGGAGCCGCCATCGACAAGGACAGCCTGACCATCGCCTTCAACAACTCCGACGCCATGTTCCAGACCGGCGCCGCGGAGATGAACGGGGATGCCCAGAAGGTGATGGAAAACTTTTTCCCGCGCTACCTGGCCGCGCTGAAACCCTATCTGGACTCCGTCCGGGCGATCCATATCGAGGGGCACACCAGCTCCGAGTGGGGCACCGGGGGGAGCCGCAGCGAAAACTACTTCAACAACCTGCGCCTGTCCCAGAACCGCTCGCGGGAGGTGTTGCGTTTTGTTCACAGCCTTGTGCCGGCGGAAGAGGTTCCCGGCATGTTGGCACTGGTGGCCGCGGTAGGCTACTCGTCCGCCCGTCCGGTTCTGCGCGCCGACGGCAGCGAGGACCCAGAGAAATCCAAGCGGGTCGCCTTTCGCGTGATAACCAACTCGGAAGCGCAGATCCACCGAATCTTAGAGGAGGCCCTATAG
- a CDS encoding MotA/TolQ/ExbB proton channel family protein, producing the protein MSGLLHQMFLSLTPAVVTEGFILLMLSIFSLAMLLRFSGRGRDFVDQGPGFLTSLGILGTFVGIIIGLYEFSLEDIDRSIAELMEGLKTAFITSVVGLALSLLLRVFSRMLRLPSDPVQETATIDDLNRNLLVLRDSLDNFAQRSAVELVGQLEQVVAQFNQGLQAQFGNNLQSFCAQLSELEPALGAAAAEYREHAARVESWSQRCDESQRQLIDQQAVLAQVYDKIAELPHMYRGLDELLERQGQQAAQLNQLLDAQHESVRQLAELAPQLPPVIEQLSQGVAAAQQRVDENLSAISAQLESQGDALAERFRYLSAALENLQELDPEALQKLVGTSAQAHRESMRELAQMIATTHREMLQVLTEVIRKELQDTDISIRRQYEQMDKVMAEQVEQVLAAMGESLATISGQFTRDYRQLVAQMRRIQQRDLEYAG; encoded by the coding sequence ATGTCGGGATTATTACACCAGATGTTTTTGTCGCTAACCCCCGCAGTGGTCACCGAGGGGTTTATCCTGCTGATGCTGTCGATTTTTTCCCTCGCAATGCTGTTGCGCTTCTCGGGCCGCGGGCGGGATTTTGTGGACCAGGGCCCTGGCTTTCTCACCTCCCTGGGTATTCTCGGTACATTTGTCGGCATTATTATCGGTCTCTACGAATTCTCCCTGGAGGATATCGACCGCAGTATCGCGGAGCTTATGGAAGGGCTGAAAACAGCCTTTATCACCAGTGTGGTCGGGCTGGCGCTGTCCCTGCTGTTGCGGGTTTTCAGCCGTATGCTGAGGTTGCCGTCGGACCCCGTTCAGGAAACTGCCACCATCGACGACCTGAATCGAAACCTGCTGGTGCTGCGCGACTCGCTGGATAATTTTGCCCAACGATCCGCGGTGGAGCTGGTTGGCCAACTGGAGCAGGTGGTGGCACAGTTCAATCAGGGCCTGCAGGCGCAGTTCGGGAACAACCTGCAGAGTTTTTGCGCACAGCTTTCCGAACTGGAACCTGCGCTCGGCGCCGCCGCGGCTGAGTACCGAGAACATGCCGCGCGGGTGGAATCCTGGAGCCAGCGTTGCGACGAGAGCCAGCGGCAGCTGATCGACCAGCAGGCCGTGCTCGCACAGGTATACGACAAAATAGCCGAGCTGCCGCATATGTACCGCGGGCTGGATGAACTGTTGGAGCGGCAGGGGCAGCAGGCGGCGCAGTTGAACCAGCTGTTGGATGCGCAGCACGAGTCGGTGCGGCAGCTGGCGGAACTGGCGCCGCAACTACCGCCAGTTATCGAGCAGCTGTCACAGGGCGTTGCGGCCGCGCAGCAGCGGGTGGACGAGAACCTCTCGGCGATCAGCGCACAACTCGAGAGTCAGGGTGACGCGCTGGCGGAGCGCTTCCGGTATTTGTCTGCGGCGCTGGAAAATCTTCAGGAATTGGACCCCGAGGCCCTGCAGAAACTGGTGGGAACCTCCGCGCAGGCACACCGGGAGTCGATGCGGGAACTGGCGCAGATGATCGCCACTACCCACCGGGAGATGTTGCAGGTCCTCACCGAGGTGATCCGCAAGGAATTGCAGGATACGGATATCTCCATTCGCCGCCAATACGAGCAAATGGACAAGGTGATGGCGGAGCAGGTGGAACAGGTGCTCGCCGCCATGGGCGAGTCCCTGGCCACCATCAGCGGGCAGTTCACTCGGGATTATCGCCAGTTGGTGGCGCAGATGCGGCGGATACAACAGCGGGACCTGGAATATGCCGGCTAG
- a CDS encoding polymer-forming cytoskeletal protein, whose product MANEEQAKPKEESSNSFLDGFIDQGNSAPQRGPRMGEEAEKSVIGKNIKFRGELIGNESLHIEGTVEGTVIMEGHNLSVGAGGELNANIHAKNITVEGALTGDALAEELIEIRRTAVVKGNLIAPRIQLDDGGKFRGSMDMVDTDAEMKERTSDFKEKLVHPNLPPRDNENDGKKKAGKGSAAKSSGLFSSKSAATETSDSPAELVTSD is encoded by the coding sequence ATGGCAAATGAAGAGCAGGCAAAGCCGAAGGAAGAGAGCTCCAACAGCTTTCTGGATGGATTTATCGATCAGGGTAACTCCGCCCCCCAGCGCGGCCCGCGGATGGGCGAAGAGGCTGAAAAGTCTGTAATCGGAAAAAACATCAAGTTCCGCGGTGAACTGATCGGTAACGAGAGCCTGCATATCGAAGGCACTGTCGAGGGCACCGTAATCATGGAGGGGCATAATCTCTCCGTGGGCGCCGGTGGTGAGCTGAATGCCAATATTCACGCGAAGAACATCACCGTGGAAGGCGCCCTCACCGGCGATGCCCTGGCAGAAGAGCTGATTGAAATCCGCCGCACAGCAGTGGTCAAGGGCAACCTGATAGCGCCGCGCATCCAACTGGACGACGGCGGTAAGTTCCGCGGCTCCATGGATATGGTGGATACCGATGCGGAAATGAAAGAGCGCACCAGCGATTTCAAAGAAAAGCTGGTACACCCCAATTTACCGCCGCGGGACAATGAGAACGATGGCAAGAAGAAGGCCGGAAAGGGAAGTGCAGCCAAAAGCAGCGGCCTTTTCTCCTCCAAGAGCGCCGCTACCGAAACCTCCGACAGCCCGGCTGAGCTGGTGACCAGCGACTGA